A genome region from Corallococcus exiguus includes the following:
- a CDS encoding 3' terminal RNA ribose 2'-O-methyltransferase Hen1, with protein sequence MLLTLSTTHSPATDLGYLLHKNPERPQSFELPFGLAHVFYPEASAGRTTAALLLEVDPVALVRGRPSSGGQGGTLDQYVNDRPYVASSFMSVALSRVFGTALSGRSKDRPELAAQPLPFSARLSVLPCRGGEAFLRRLFEPLGYTVTATRHALDETVPAWGDSRYFTVTLEGHVRLGDLLSHLYVLIPVLDDDKHYWVGDEEVEKLVRHGEGWLATHPEREQIARRYLRHRHSLAREALERLAGDEAPEPEERQEARNAEEAVLESRLSLNEQRLQTVMTVLQEHGAARVVDLGCGEGRLLKALLKDRRFTELVGMDVSHRTLEIAHDRLGIERMPDLQRQRVKLLHGSLLYRDQRLAGFDAATVIEVIEHLDMPRLAAFERVLFEYTRPGLILLTTPNAEYNVRFTSLPTGTFRHRDHRFEWTRAEFEAWAASMCERYGYTVSFRPVGENDAEVGAPTQMAVFTR encoded by the coding sequence ATGCTCCTGACCCTATCGACGACCCATTCGCCCGCGACGGACCTGGGCTACCTGCTGCACAAGAACCCGGAACGGCCCCAGTCCTTCGAGCTTCCCTTCGGACTGGCGCACGTCTTCTACCCGGAGGCCTCCGCCGGCCGCACCACGGCGGCGCTCCTCCTGGAGGTGGACCCCGTCGCCCTGGTGCGCGGCCGTCCGTCGTCCGGAGGCCAGGGCGGCACGTTGGACCAGTACGTCAACGACCGGCCCTACGTGGCGTCGTCCTTCATGAGCGTGGCGCTGTCCCGCGTCTTCGGCACGGCGCTGTCGGGGCGCAGCAAGGACCGGCCGGAGCTGGCCGCACAACCCCTGCCCTTCTCCGCCCGCCTGTCGGTGCTGCCCTGCCGGGGCGGTGAAGCCTTCCTGCGCCGCCTCTTCGAGCCGCTCGGCTACACCGTCACCGCGACCCGCCACGCACTGGACGAAACGGTGCCCGCGTGGGGAGACAGCCGCTACTTCACCGTGACGCTGGAGGGACACGTGCGCCTGGGCGACCTGCTCTCGCATCTGTACGTCCTCATCCCGGTGCTCGACGACGACAAGCACTACTGGGTCGGCGACGAGGAGGTGGAGAAGCTGGTGCGACACGGTGAGGGCTGGCTCGCCACGCACCCGGAGCGCGAACAGATTGCCCGCCGCTACCTGCGCCACCGCCACAGCCTGGCGCGCGAGGCCCTGGAGCGGCTCGCGGGCGACGAGGCCCCCGAGCCCGAGGAGCGCCAGGAGGCGCGCAACGCCGAGGAGGCCGTGCTCGAGTCGCGCCTGAGCCTCAACGAGCAGCGGCTCCAGACGGTGATGACCGTCCTCCAGGAGCACGGCGCCGCGCGCGTGGTGGACCTGGGCTGCGGAGAGGGCCGGCTGCTCAAGGCCCTGCTGAAGGACCGCCGCTTCACCGAGCTCGTCGGCATGGACGTGTCCCACCGCACGCTGGAGATTGCCCACGACCGGCTCGGCATCGAACGGATGCCGGACCTACAACGGCAGCGCGTGAAGCTGCTGCACGGCTCGCTCCTGTACCGCGATCAGCGGCTCGCGGGCTTCGATGCCGCCACCGTCATCGAGGTCATCGAACACCTGGACATGCCGCGCCTCGCGGCCTTCGAGCGCGTGCTCTTCGAGTACACGCGGCCGGGCCTCATCCTCCTCACCACCCCCAACGCCGAGTACAACGTGCGCTTCACCTCGCTCCCCACCGGTACCTTCCGCCACCGCGACCACCGCTTCGAGTGGACCCGCGCCGAGTTCGAGGCGTGGGCGGCGAGCATGTGCGAGCGCTACGGCTACACCGTGAGCTTCCGGCCGGTGGGCGAGAACGACGCGGAGGTCGGCGCGCCGACGCAGATGGCGGTATTCACGCGATGA
- a CDS encoding polynucleotide kinase-phosphatase encodes MNIHIPELSLVVLIGPSGSGKSTFARRHFKPTEVLSSDTYRGVVSDDENNQEATKDAFETLRFVAAKRLARGLLTVVDATNVQPESRKAFVELAREYHVLPVALVLDVPERTCIERNQQRPDRAASFRFVRNQVSQMHRSMRGLEREGFRHLHVLKPDAIERVVLERQPLWCNLKHERGPFDIIGDIHGCREELEALLAKLGYQVRPRTDGTPGVDVRPPEGRKAVFLGDLVDRGPDIPGVLRLVMDMVEAGTALCVPGNHEMKLLRKLRGSKVNVSHGMAQTLEQLEKEPPEFHQRVAKFIDDRVSHYVLDDGRLVVAHAGLKESMQGRGSGRVRTFALYGETTGETDEYGFPVRFNWAAEYRGRASVVYGHQAVLEAEWVNNTLCVDTGCVYGGQLTALRYPERELVSVPAQRVYCEPVKPLAAPAPSGLSAQQQADDVLDLEDVRGKRVISTRLAANVTLREENTTAALEAMSRFAMDPRWLIYLPPTMSPSETSTEPGFLEHPQQAFDYYRKEGVAQVVCEEKHMGSRAVVVIARDADAARRRFGVTSGETGVCYTRTGRRFFTDEAMEAAFLARVRAALDASGFWEELKTDWACLDCELMPWSLKAQELLRDPYAAVGAASRAALTDVVSVLGQATARGLPLGELSTRFTDKATDVQRYVEAYRRYCWPVTSLDDVRLAPFHLLATEGATHVDKDHVWHMETLARVCRADPSFLVATPYRVVALEDADAVAGGMRWWEELTARGGEGMVVKPFGFAVRGRKGVVQPAIKSRGTEYLRIIYGPEYTTPANLDRLRQRGLGTKRSLALREFALGVEGLERFTKKESLRRVHECVFGVLALESEPVDPRL; translated from the coding sequence ATGAACATCCACATTCCAGAGCTGTCACTCGTCGTGCTGATTGGCCCGTCCGGCTCGGGGAAGTCGACCTTCGCGCGCCGGCACTTCAAGCCCACGGAGGTGCTCTCCTCGGACACCTACCGGGGCGTCGTGTCCGACGACGAGAACAACCAGGAGGCGACGAAGGACGCCTTCGAGACGCTGCGCTTCGTCGCGGCGAAGCGGCTGGCGCGGGGCCTGCTCACCGTGGTGGACGCCACCAACGTGCAGCCGGAGTCCCGCAAGGCCTTCGTCGAACTGGCGCGCGAGTACCACGTGCTGCCCGTGGCGCTGGTGCTGGACGTGCCGGAGCGCACCTGCATCGAGCGCAACCAGCAGCGGCCGGACCGCGCCGCCAGCTTCCGCTTCGTGCGCAACCAGGTCTCGCAGATGCACCGCTCCATGCGCGGCCTGGAGCGCGAGGGCTTCCGCCACCTCCACGTCCTCAAGCCGGACGCCATCGAACGCGTGGTGCTGGAGCGCCAGCCGCTCTGGTGCAACCTCAAGCATGAGCGCGGGCCCTTCGACATCATCGGAGACATCCATGGCTGCCGTGAGGAGCTGGAGGCGCTGCTCGCGAAGCTGGGCTACCAGGTGCGGCCGCGCACGGACGGCACGCCGGGCGTCGACGTGCGCCCGCCGGAGGGCCGCAAGGCCGTCTTCCTGGGCGACCTGGTGGACCGCGGCCCGGACATCCCGGGCGTGCTGCGGCTGGTGATGGACATGGTGGAGGCCGGCACCGCGCTGTGCGTGCCGGGCAACCACGAGATGAAGCTGCTGCGCAAGCTGCGCGGCAGCAAGGTCAACGTGTCCCACGGCATGGCCCAGACGCTGGAGCAGTTAGAGAAGGAACCGCCGGAGTTCCACCAGCGCGTGGCGAAGTTCATCGACGACCGGGTGTCCCACTACGTGCTGGACGACGGGCGCCTGGTGGTAGCGCACGCGGGACTGAAGGAGAGCATGCAGGGCCGGGGCTCCGGCCGCGTGCGCACCTTCGCGCTCTACGGCGAGACGACGGGCGAGACGGACGAGTACGGCTTCCCGGTGCGCTTCAACTGGGCGGCGGAGTACCGGGGCCGCGCGTCGGTGGTGTACGGCCACCAGGCCGTGCTGGAGGCCGAGTGGGTCAACAACACGCTGTGCGTTGACACCGGCTGCGTCTATGGCGGCCAGCTCACCGCCCTGCGCTACCCGGAGCGGGAGCTGGTCTCCGTCCCCGCGCAGCGCGTGTACTGCGAGCCGGTGAAGCCCCTGGCCGCTCCGGCTCCGTCCGGCCTGAGCGCGCAGCAACAGGCGGATGACGTGCTGGACCTGGAGGACGTGCGGGGCAAGCGCGTCATCTCCACGCGACTGGCCGCGAACGTCACCCTGCGCGAGGAGAACACCACCGCGGCGCTGGAGGCGATGAGCCGCTTCGCCATGGATCCGCGCTGGCTCATCTACCTGCCGCCCACCATGTCGCCCTCGGAGACGAGCACCGAGCCCGGCTTCCTGGAGCATCCCCAGCAGGCGTTCGACTACTACCGCAAGGAGGGCGTGGCGCAGGTCGTCTGCGAGGAGAAGCACATGGGCTCGCGCGCCGTCGTCGTCATCGCGCGCGACGCGGACGCCGCCCGCCGCCGCTTTGGCGTCACCTCCGGCGAGACGGGCGTCTGCTACACGCGCACCGGCCGGCGCTTCTTCACCGACGAAGCCATGGAGGCCGCGTTCCTCGCGCGCGTCCGGGCGGCGCTGGACGCGTCCGGCTTCTGGGAGGAGCTGAAGACGGACTGGGCCTGCCTGGACTGCGAGCTGATGCCTTGGTCGCTCAAGGCCCAGGAACTCTTGCGCGACCCGTACGCCGCCGTGGGGGCTGCCTCCCGCGCGGCGCTGACGGACGTGGTGTCCGTGCTGGGACAGGCCACCGCCCGGGGACTGCCGCTGGGCGAGCTGTCCACGCGCTTCACGGACAAGGCCACCGACGTCCAGCGTTACGTGGAGGCGTACCGGCGCTACTGCTGGCCGGTGACGTCTCTGGACGACGTGCGGCTGGCACCGTTCCACCTGCTGGCCACGGAGGGCGCGACCCACGTGGACAAGGACCACGTCTGGCACATGGAGACGCTGGCGCGCGTGTGCCGTGCGGACCCGTCGTTCCTGGTGGCCACGCCCTACCGCGTCGTGGCGCTGGAGGACGCGGACGCGGTGGCCGGCGGCATGCGGTGGTGGGAGGAGCTCACCGCGCGCGGCGGCGAGGGCATGGTGGTGAAGCCGTTTGGATTCGCGGTGCGCGGACGCAAGGGCGTGGTGCAGCCCGCCATCAAGTCCCGGGGCACGGAGTACCTGCGCATCATCTACGGCCCGGAGTACACCACGCCCGCGAACCTGGACCGGCTGCGCCAGCGAGGCCTGGGCACCAAGCGTTCACTCGCGCTGCGCGAGTTCGCGCTGGGCGTGGAGGGACTGGAGCGCTTCACGAAGAAGGAGTCCCTCCGCCGCGTGCACGAGTGCGTCTTCGGCGTGCTCGCCCTGGAGAGCGAGCCCGTCGACCCGCGACTCTGA